A genomic window from Paenibacillus sp. FSL K6-0276 includes:
- a CDS encoding carbohydrate ABC transporter permease, translated as MLLRKLHFSKLVIHLTFIAMSLACILPLLLVVSISFTDERSLMLDGYRFWPQEFSLAAYQYVFSGAGSILNAYAVTIFVTVVGTLLHLLITSMLSYSLTRPEVTHRKALTFFVYLPVLFNGGLVPQYILLTRILHLKDTIWVLIIVYLVSTVNILIMKNFFRTIPDSLIESARIDGSGEIRTFFRIALPLSKPSLATIGLFVAIAYWNDWMTASLYIESQNLRPLQYLLQSLMNNIGYLQSNAQASQSMEAAIGMLPSEGARMATCVLAIGPIILLYPLLQKYFEKGLTIGAVKE; from the coding sequence ATGCTTCTGAGAAAACTACATTTTTCAAAATTAGTGATTCATCTTACGTTTATTGCCATGAGCCTAGCCTGCATCCTTCCTCTGCTTTTGGTTGTATCCATATCGTTTACGGACGAGCGATCGTTGATGCTTGACGGATATCGCTTCTGGCCCCAAGAGTTCAGTCTGGCTGCTTACCAGTATGTATTCAGTGGAGCAGGCTCTATTCTAAATGCATATGCCGTTACGATTTTTGTGACGGTTGTCGGCACACTTTTACATCTGCTGATTACTTCCATGCTGTCGTATTCACTGACACGTCCCGAAGTGACTCACCGCAAAGCGCTCACTTTCTTTGTGTATCTTCCGGTTCTGTTCAACGGCGGTCTTGTTCCGCAGTACATTTTGCTGACGCGCATCCTGCATCTGAAGGATACCATCTGGGTGCTGATTATCGTCTATCTGGTGTCGACGGTTAACATACTGATTATGAAAAATTTCTTCCGTACGATTCCAGATTCATTAATCGAGTCAGCGCGTATCGATGGCTCGGGTGAAATCCGTACTTTTTTCCGGATTGCATTACCGCTTTCCAAACCGTCGCTTGCAACCATCGGTTTGTTTGTAGCCATTGCCTACTGGAATGACTGGATGACCGCATCATTGTATATTGAATCACAAAATCTACGCCCCCTACAATATCTGCTGCAATCTTTGATGAACAACATTGGATATTTGCAGTCGAACGCACAAGCTTCACAGTCAATGGAGGCTGCTATTGGAATGCTGCCTAGTGAAGGCGCGCGCATGGCAACTTGCGTACTCGCCATCGGCCCTATTATTTTGCTGTATCCTTTACTGCAAAAGTACTTTGAAAAAGGCTTGACAATAGGCGCTGTAAAAGAGTAA
- a CDS encoding AraC family transcriptional regulator — MKLSNKTKKGSTSFLRKSFFSFLIISFIITVLLTTFLSFTYLRTTISLINGFNEKLIAQSNYSITYLDETAKKFGNALYTDKDIISYLNMEENDVRVAIAASRVIDKHFLTLKDIDSVYLYNAGLDLFYSSRSGERQSTSAFSDQVIAKLLTDKNFVADYHGRPIVASVDEATQSANVCSYILFEPGSTESGLKNAIVVNIRTKALTNSIQAINSSDSVPETSFFVVDSGGSILSMALSPDFAHDMSEVRTLGRKAQELDGNMNQVQKIDGISYLVSSSKSNANNWYIMGVTPFKKIYKDVITASFVSAGIVAAVFIFCAVICLFLARRLNNPIQAITKIINGEAPEKSNPLVSDTEEFQVILSVFESMKEQNLRLDKLMRETGYAAKQDLLNSLLSESSTYSMNTILDKLHDLDLDYIASNQLCMCLFKIDNYSVFRSENSQEERWALRYAIVNIAAEIAEEIPCEIFSCDSDKFVVLVDCAEVTQFKLVQEKIERYLREVQSKTQQFIRISLSMTYSTLFKGMEHLPSMYNSMKGSIQLKIRYGHGCIISPYMMDEINMDDFHVPVKKEEQLIEKVLEGDIEGVVVIYQSIKKQLYNCSYNEIISCIIYLIYCLYSGVLSKMPAIKDNQDLFLQELLHNLQDAEVSTDIDDVMNTFLTKLCSKVMMLKNSSNNNDYLIQRIIGIVEQEYSDTGLCLSSIAEKLRMSPNYVGRLFKTSYGQSIAQYIFDLRMKKLDDYMRSTNLTLSVIIEKIGLERNNYFYTRFKKHFGMSLSEYRLHLGHDVDDDD, encoded by the coding sequence ATGAAGCTCTCAAATAAAACCAAAAAAGGTAGTACGAGCTTTCTACGTAAATCTTTTTTCTCTTTTTTGATTATCTCGTTCATCATCACTGTTTTACTTACGACTTTTTTGTCATTTACTTATTTACGCACTACGATTTCATTAATTAACGGCTTTAACGAAAAACTGATTGCTCAATCCAATTACAGTATCACCTATCTCGACGAGACCGCCAAAAAATTTGGAAATGCTCTTTACACCGACAAAGATATCATTTCCTATTTAAACATGGAAGAGAATGATGTGCGTGTTGCAATTGCAGCAAGCAGGGTAATTGACAAACACTTTCTGACTCTGAAAGATATCGACAGTGTGTATCTTTACAATGCGGGATTGGATTTGTTTTATTCCTCACGGAGCGGTGAACGTCAATCAACATCTGCATTTTCTGATCAGGTGATTGCAAAGTTGTTAACTGACAAAAATTTTGTGGCCGATTATCATGGTCGTCCCATTGTGGCATCTGTTGATGAAGCAACACAATCGGCAAATGTGTGTTCATATATATTATTTGAACCAGGGAGCACGGAATCTGGCCTAAAAAATGCTATCGTTGTCAACATTCGAACAAAAGCGCTTACGAACTCTATCCAAGCGATTAACAGTAGTGATTCAGTTCCTGAAACATCTTTTTTTGTGGTTGACTCGGGCGGTTCTATTTTAAGCATGGCCCTCTCACCGGATTTTGCTCATGACATGAGTGAAGTGCGGACATTAGGCCGGAAAGCGCAGGAACTGGACGGCAATATGAATCAGGTGCAAAAAATTGACGGAATCAGTTATCTTGTTTCGAGCAGTAAAAGTAATGCAAACAACTGGTACATCATGGGCGTTACACCCTTCAAAAAAATTTACAAGGATGTAATCACCGCATCATTCGTGTCGGCGGGGATCGTAGCAGCTGTGTTTATTTTTTGCGCGGTCATTTGCCTGTTCTTGGCACGCAGACTGAACAATCCTATTCAAGCCATTACGAAAATCATAAATGGGGAAGCTCCTGAAAAAAGCAATCCACTCGTGTCTGACACGGAAGAATTTCAAGTTATTCTATCGGTATTTGAATCGATGAAGGAGCAAAATTTGCGGCTTGATAAACTCATGCGCGAAACCGGCTATGCTGCCAAACAAGATTTACTAAATTCCCTGTTAAGTGAAAGTTCAACGTATTCGATGAATACCATTCTGGACAAGCTTCATGATCTGGACTTGGATTATATCGCCTCCAACCAGCTGTGTATGTGTCTATTCAAAATAGATAATTACAGTGTATTTAGGTCAGAAAATAGTCAAGAAGAGCGTTGGGCATTGCGTTATGCCATTGTGAATATTGCAGCAGAAATAGCGGAGGAAATTCCGTGTGAAATATTCAGTTGTGATTCTGATAAATTCGTAGTGTTAGTTGATTGTGCAGAAGTAACGCAATTTAAGTTAGTGCAGGAAAAAATAGAGCGATATTTACGCGAAGTACAAAGTAAAACGCAACAATTTATTCGTATATCTTTATCTATGACGTACAGCACCTTGTTTAAGGGAATGGAACATTTGCCTAGCATGTATAACAGTATGAAGGGTTCGATTCAACTCAAGATTCGTTATGGACATGGATGCATTATTTCTCCTTATATGATGGATGAAATCAATATGGATGATTTCCATGTACCTGTGAAGAAGGAAGAACAGCTGATCGAAAAAGTACTTGAAGGAGATATTGAAGGTGTTGTTGTCATATATCAATCTATCAAAAAGCAGTTGTATAATTGTTCTTACAATGAAATCATATCATGCATTATATATTTGATTTATTGTCTTTATTCCGGTGTACTTAGCAAGATGCCTGCCATAAAGGATAATCAAGATCTATTTCTGCAGGAGTTGTTGCACAATCTGCAAGATGCAGAAGTGAGCACGGATATCGATGATGTAATGAATACCTTTTTGACAAAGCTCTGCAGTAAGGTAATGATGTTAAAAAACTCGTCAAACAATAACGATTATTTAATTCAGCGCATTATCGGAATTGTAGAACAGGAATATTCCGATACTGGCTTATGTTTAAGTTCAATTGCTGAAAAGTTGCGTATGTCTCCGAATTATGTAGGTCGATTGTTTAAAACGTCATACGGGCAGTCGATTGCACAATACATCTTTGATTTGCGAATGAAAAAGCTTGATGATTATATGCGAAGCACCAATCTGACCTTGTCGGTGATTATAGAGAAGATTGGCCTTGAAAGGAACAATTATTTTTATACTCGATTCAAGAAGCATTTTGGCATGTCTCTCAGCGAATACAGGCTGCATCTGGGACACGATGTTGATGATGATGATTGA
- a CDS encoding ABC transporter permease subunit, whose protein sequence is MKTITNAIPNRTGKPRRTLRSARRQTPFYLMMAPGLIFVAILFYIPMVGVIIAFKDYNARDGILGSPWMDPLFKNFEFFFKSDAARNVTFNTLFYNVVQAVAVTLCALALAILLNEIKNKFVSATYKGSILLPTFLSWIVIQFILFSLLSVDRGIVNSMITENGGETIYWYSEPSYWRYILPIAYIWKNVGYYSVLYVAAIAGINTDYYEAAQLDGASKWQRIKHITLPLLQPTIIVLSLLWVGKLFNGGLGDWNGFYTLPNDAGALYPATDVIDTLVFRSLKKVNDYGMASAIGLYQAVVGFFLVLISNYIIKKKDPDSALF, encoded by the coding sequence ATGAAGACGATTACAAATGCAATTCCGAATCGCACGGGTAAGCCTCGCAGAACATTGCGCAGCGCGCGACGTCAGACGCCTTTCTATTTAATGATGGCACCCGGATTAATTTTTGTTGCGATCTTATTTTACATCCCGATGGTCGGCGTTATCATTGCCTTCAAAGATTACAATGCACGCGATGGTATTCTCGGAAGTCCATGGATGGACCCGCTATTCAAAAACTTTGAGTTTTTCTTTAAATCCGACGCTGCGAGAAACGTTACCTTCAATACACTTTTTTACAATGTAGTACAAGCAGTTGCCGTTACGCTTTGCGCATTGGCACTGGCTATTCTATTAAATGAAATAAAAAACAAATTTGTATCCGCTACCTATAAGGGATCGATTTTGCTACCGACCTTCCTCTCATGGATTGTCATCCAGTTCATTCTTTTCAGCCTATTGAGTGTTGACCGTGGTATTGTCAACAGCATGATTACCGAAAACGGCGGAGAGACCATTTACTGGTACAGTGAGCCGTCTTACTGGCGATACATCTTGCCAATTGCTTATATATGGAAGAACGTCGGTTACTATTCGGTGCTGTATGTAGCGGCCATTGCCGGGATTAACACCGACTACTATGAAGCTGCGCAACTGGACGGTGCTTCAAAGTGGCAACGTATTAAACATATTACATTGCCGCTTTTACAACCGACCATCATTGTTCTTTCACTGCTGTGGGTTGGGAAATTGTTCAATGGCGGTCTGGGTGACTGGAACGGATTCTACACGCTTCCAAATGATGCGGGTGCTCTTTACCCAGCAACAGACGTTATCGACACACTTGTATTCCGCTCGCTGAAAAAGGTCAATGACTACGGCATGGCGTCGGCAATTGGTTTATATCAAGCGGTAGTTGGTTTCTTCCTTGTGTTGATCTCGAATTACATCATTAAAAAGAAGGATCCCGATAGCGCACTATTTTAA
- a CDS encoding S-layer homology domain-containing protein, giving the protein MRKRISVIFAVILCIAILPVNCLAASTNLKATYNKGVVAIDGKGYEASKDYMVRVVDKVNDTLKAMGQVQANANGTISGLITTGALEKVEEHIVYVNGMDGKLVSSATLTGKVDPTPTPTPTPAPAPTPTPTPTPNPVPNPSQEPTIKDGCISYDHVKPDKDGNVSVEIKDDHVDSAINSAATDELGVKKLTIKIGTTDNAKRNTVTIPVGKIAAKTGKMDVTVSTGFGDIVLTNDTIHSLAKDVNSKVDVIISSLNKSSLTPIASETIGNRAGIQVSVLQEGKPVNADIQIAIAYKPVGNEAADYEHIVVYQVAKDGSLTIVSNGRYNKETGKVTVNGVANGTYAIGFVKKTFEDTAKHKWAEKQISVLASKNIIGGTSEITYSPQKNITRADFLKLLVNTLGLKTDINGNFDDIAANAHYSNEVAIAKALGITSGLGNNKFEPSAQISRQDMMVMVEKALQIAGKPGVEGNNEDLQRFNDTDKIASYARNSVASLIKEGIITGDGSRINPTGKTTRAEAAVILYKLYNR; this is encoded by the coding sequence ATGCGTAAACGAATCTCCGTAATATTTGCAGTAATACTATGTATAGCAATATTGCCTGTAAATTGTTTAGCAGCTTCTACTAATCTAAAAGCAACTTATAATAAGGGCGTTGTTGCTATAGATGGTAAAGGATATGAAGCAAGTAAGGATTATATGGTAAGAGTAGTTGATAAAGTAAATGACACCCTTAAAGCGATGGGACAGGTTCAAGCAAATGCGAATGGTACCATTTCAGGTTTGATTACGACAGGTGCTTTGGAAAAGGTAGAAGAGCATATTGTATATGTGAATGGAATGGATGGTAAATTGGTTTCATCAGCAACGTTGACTGGAAAGGTTGATCCAACACCAACACCAACACCAACACCAGCACCAGCACCAACACCAACACCAACACCAACGCCAAATCCGGTTCCAAATCCGAGTCAAGAGCCTACAATTAAAGATGGTTGCATCTCTTATGATCATGTAAAGCCTGATAAGGACGGAAATGTAAGTGTTGAAATTAAAGATGACCATGTAGATTCGGCGATTAATAGTGCTGCAACAGATGAACTTGGAGTAAAGAAACTCACCATAAAAATAGGAACTACAGATAATGCGAAGCGAAATACGGTAACGATCCCTGTAGGGAAAATAGCAGCAAAGACTGGAAAGATGGATGTCACAGTAAGCACTGGCTTTGGGGACATTGTATTAACAAATGATACGATTCATTCTCTAGCCAAAGATGTGAATAGTAAGGTCGATGTCATCATTAGCTCACTGAATAAGAGTAGCCTTACACCCATTGCAAGCGAAACGATAGGTAATAGAGCAGGTATTCAAGTATCTGTGTTACAAGAAGGCAAGCCTGTAAATGCGGATATTCAGATCGCCATTGCTTACAAGCCTGTAGGAAATGAAGCTGCAGATTATGAACATATCGTCGTATATCAAGTAGCTAAGGATGGCAGCTTGACCATCGTTTCAAATGGCAGATATAACAAAGAAACAGGCAAAGTTACTGTAAATGGCGTGGCGAATGGAACCTATGCGATAGGTTTTGTAAAGAAAACGTTTGAAGACACCGCCAAGCATAAATGGGCAGAAAAACAGATATCTGTACTAGCTTCCAAAAACATCATAGGAGGAACAAGTGAAATAACCTATTCTCCTCAAAAGAATATTACGAGAGCAGACTTCTTGAAGCTGCTAGTAAATACATTAGGACTTAAAACAGATATCAATGGAAACTTTGATGATATCGCAGCAAATGCTCATTACTCTAACGAAGTCGCTATAGCCAAAGCACTAGGCATAACATCTGGTTTAGGAAACAATAAATTTGAACCAAGTGCGCAAATTAGTAGACAAGACATGATGGTAATGGTAGAGAAAGCACTTCAAATTGCGGGTAAACCAGGTGTAGAAGGAAACAATGAGGATCTTCAGAGATTTAATGATACGGACAAGATCGCAAGTTATGCACGAAATAGTGTAGCATCCTTAATTAAAGAAGGAATTATTACAGGAGATGGCAGCAGGATCAATCCAACTGGCAAGACAACAAGAGCTGAGGCTGCCGTAATATTGTATAAGTTGTATAACAGATAA
- a CDS encoding ABC transporter substrate-binding protein produces the protein MKRFSAILLSVTMLFTMMLTGCGQKEAGSTDDSASASAPASAPTDEKLVELKFYMMNSPVNDFDRVMKKANEIIGKEINAKLDLILVDSSTYAEKMNLMINSGDDWDLSFTANWGGINFFENAAKGAYADLTDLLPKYAPETYSRIPEGLWEGVKVNGKIYGLVNYQQWGTAKRQGFKFRSDLVDETGFDWKALKGKPTIEVLEKIGPFLGDTLAKHREMIGFETSSVESENMFASNPLLWNMEAVGDTSIPGWINLDNQDKVINQFETEDFAKYTEIMRDWFVKGYVRKDGATVKDTSPDRKAAKFVAEKTGSWPDSIEYPGNPDASNMSMTKSAGNAPAVTVSTSRTMIPAGAASTAAIAINSESKHIEKALQLVELLNTNDELYKLITLGEEGVDYNYDENGKFTMVEGKYNFNFNEWQIGQSYSPNFNRTNYDKNKDGEIQRETQKIIYEADKTAEISPVSGFVFDSTPVKTQLANCSAVTTEMIPALSSGSVDPAKVLPEFLKRLKAAGVDDIIKEKQAQYDAWRTTK, from the coding sequence ATGAAAAGATTTTCCGCAATTCTGTTGTCTGTAACGATGCTGTTTACCATGATGCTGACCGGCTGCGGGCAGAAAGAAGCAGGCTCTACCGACGATTCTGCTTCGGCTTCTGCTCCGGCTTCTGCTCCAACTGATGAAAAGTTGGTTGAGCTCAAATTCTACATGATGAACAGCCCTGTCAATGACTTTGACCGCGTCATGAAGAAAGCGAACGAAATCATTGGCAAAGAAATCAATGCAAAACTGGATCTGATTCTTGTAGACAGCAGCACATATGCCGAGAAAATGAACCTGATGATCAATTCCGGCGACGATTGGGATCTCAGCTTCACTGCAAACTGGGGTGGCATTAACTTCTTTGAAAACGCAGCCAAAGGTGCTTATGCTGATCTGACTGACCTCCTCCCTAAATATGCGCCTGAAACTTATTCCCGTATCCCTGAAGGACTGTGGGAAGGCGTTAAAGTAAATGGTAAGATCTATGGACTCGTGAACTATCAACAGTGGGGCACTGCTAAACGACAGGGCTTTAAGTTCCGTTCTGATCTTGTAGATGAAACCGGTTTTGACTGGAAAGCCTTGAAAGGCAAGCCTACAATTGAGGTACTCGAAAAGATCGGACCTTTCCTTGGCGATACTCTAGCAAAACACCGAGAAATGATCGGGTTTGAAACGAGCTCCGTTGAAAGTGAAAACATGTTTGCCAGCAATCCGCTGTTATGGAACATGGAAGCCGTAGGTGATACTAGCATCCCTGGCTGGATTAACCTTGACAATCAAGACAAAGTCATCAACCAGTTTGAGACGGAAGATTTTGCGAAGTACACTGAAATTATGCGCGACTGGTTCGTCAAAGGTTATGTTCGCAAGGATGGCGCAACAGTAAAAGATACTTCTCCTGACCGTAAAGCAGCCAAATTTGTCGCTGAGAAAACGGGCAGCTGGCCTGACAGCATTGAATATCCTGGTAATCCTGATGCCAGCAATATGTCTATGACTAAAAGCGCAGGTAATGCTCCTGCAGTAACCGTTTCCACCTCTCGCACGATGATTCCTGCGGGCGCAGCTTCTACTGCTGCTATTGCAATCAATTCCGAATCCAAACATATTGAAAAAGCTTTGCAGTTAGTTGAACTGCTCAACACCAACGATGAGCTGTACAAACTGATTACGCTTGGTGAAGAGGGCGTTGACTACAATTACGATGAAAATGGCAAGTTTACTATGGTTGAAGGCAAATACAATTTCAACTTTAACGAATGGCAAATTGGTCAATCTTACAGCCCTAACTTCAACCGTACTAACTATGACAAGAACAAAGATGGTGAGATTCAAAGAGAGACTCAAAAAATCATCTATGAAGCTGACAAAACAGCAGAAATTTCACCAGTATCGGGCTTCGTGTTCGATTCGACACCTGTAAAAACTCAGCTTGCAAACTGCTCTGCTGTTACCACCGAAATGATTCCGGCACTCAGCTCTGGTTCAGTTGACCCTGCTAAAGTATTGCCAGAATTCCTCAAGCGCCTGAAAGCTGCAGGTGTGGACGACATCATCAAAGAAAAGCAGGCTCAATATGACGCCTGGAGAACAACCAAATAA
- a CDS encoding DUF1565 domain-containing protein, producing the protein MSGIEYHVSLVGNDSWEGTRSAPLRTISAVAEMALPGDVITVHEGTYRERINPPCGGESDDNRIVYQAAVGEKVEIKGSEIITNWEKVQGDVWKVILPNSFFKGFNPYADLIQGDWFTPKGRDHHTGAIYLNGNWLVEAAEFNDVIHHEGNTMLWFATVDEQNTMIWANFGNSNPNEELVEINVRQSVFYPKQSGINYITVRGFTMRHAATPWAPPTAEQVALIGTNWSKGWIIENNVISHSRCTGISLGKYGDEWDNAETTTEAYHRTIDRALGNGWNKEQIGHHIVRGNTISHCEMAGIAGSLGACFSVITENIIHDIHVQRSFTGEEMAAIKFHGAIDTLVSNNRIYRSVIGLWFDWMTQGTRVSRNLLYDNYTSDLFVEVNHGPFMVDHNLCLSTDSKDMLLNVSQGGAYVHNLFMGAVSILPDLGRSTPYLRAHSTEIAGHHTLECGDDRLYNNLVVAQKDQNGLSKYDSAAYSVFMDGNVFLNGAKPCIHETAPLEADWFDPSIKFVIEEDSVYLHLTCQMDWKNQKSRKLVTTELLDQTQISKLPYEDTDGKQFRLDTDYLGVARDESNPYPGPFEMMGEGRMVIKVWPHA; encoded by the coding sequence ATGTCAGGAATAGAATATCATGTTTCATTGGTGGGTAACGATTCGTGGGAAGGTACACGATCAGCTCCATTAAGAACCATTTCAGCGGTAGCTGAAATGGCGCTGCCGGGGGATGTAATCACTGTACATGAGGGCACCTATCGGGAGAGAATCAATCCTCCGTGTGGAGGAGAATCGGATGATAATAGAATTGTATATCAAGCCGCAGTTGGTGAAAAGGTTGAAATAAAGGGCTCCGAAATTATTACTAATTGGGAAAAGGTGCAAGGGGATGTGTGGAAGGTAATCCTACCTAATTCTTTCTTTAAGGGATTTAATCCATACGCTGACCTTATTCAAGGGGATTGGTTTACTCCGAAGGGGCGGGATCACCATACTGGAGCGATTTATTTAAACGGGAATTGGCTGGTAGAAGCAGCGGAATTCAATGATGTCATCCATCATGAAGGAAACACAATGCTCTGGTTCGCAACAGTTGACGAGCAGAACACGATGATCTGGGCTAATTTTGGCAACTCCAACCCGAATGAGGAATTAGTTGAGATTAATGTAAGACAATCCGTGTTCTATCCGAAGCAGTCAGGCATTAACTATATAACCGTCAGAGGATTTACGATGCGTCATGCGGCAACGCCTTGGGCTCCACCGACTGCCGAACAGGTTGCATTGATAGGAACTAACTGGAGCAAAGGGTGGATTATTGAGAATAATGTCATCAGTCATTCGAGATGCACGGGGATTTCCCTCGGCAAATATGGTGACGAGTGGGATAATGCTGAGACAACCACCGAAGCTTATCACAGAACGATTGATCGCGCATTGGGGAATGGTTGGAACAAAGAACAAATCGGCCATCATATCGTTAGAGGTAATACCATTTCTCACTGTGAGATGGCTGGTATTGCCGGCAGTTTGGGGGCTTGCTTCAGCGTCATAACTGAAAATATAATTCATGATATTCATGTACAGCGCTCCTTCACAGGAGAGGAGATGGCCGCCATTAAGTTTCACGGCGCCATTGATACTTTGGTAAGTAACAACCGTATCTATCGTTCGGTGATTGGGCTTTGGTTTGACTGGATGACTCAGGGAACACGTGTATCGAGGAACCTGCTATATGACAATTATACAAGTGATCTGTTCGTTGAAGTCAATCACGGTCCGTTTATGGTGGATCATAACCTTTGTCTCTCTACAGATTCCAAGGATATGTTGCTGAACGTTTCTCAAGGTGGAGCCTACGTTCATAATCTGTTTATGGGAGCAGTTTCAATATTGCCCGACTTAGGCCGCTCTACGCCATATCTTCGAGCACATTCCACTGAAATTGCAGGACATCATACGCTTGAATGCGGAGATGACCGCCTATATAACAATTTAGTTGTTGCTCAGAAGGATCAGAATGGGTTAAGTAAGTATGATTCTGCGGCTTATTCTGTATTTATGGATGGGAACGTGTTTCTTAATGGAGCGAAACCTTGTATACACGAGACGGCGCCACTTGAAGCAGACTGGTTTGATCCGAGTATCAAGTTTGTAATCGAAGAAGATTCTGTTTATCTACATCTGACATGTCAGATGGATTGGAAAAATCAAAAGAGCCGCAAATTAGTAACAACAGAGCTCCTTGATCAAACCCAGATATCGAAGTTGCCTTATGAGGATACTGACGGCAAGCAGTTTAGGTTGGACACTGATTATTTAGGGGTTGCAAGAGATGAAAGTAATCCTTACCCTGGTCCTTTCGAAATGATGGGAGAGGGCCGGATGGTTATAAAAGTTTGGCCTCATGCATAA